The proteins below come from a single Rhodohalobacter sp. SW132 genomic window:
- a CDS encoding methyltransferase has protein sequence MIDHSEDPNPDRPEPVKPGEEPFTVTGSTSPDAVAEKLLQGNYVLIGDKFSSGLKFLSELKKQVFGGADKKDFLAYREKRSQYHLASNRLLVPIRQNKIDLEKAPGIGWLKKLYPDIDDFLLPFPQVQGLNSSWQWYQKGIKYPVLENKLYPYYGTYFPTRFDHLYLFDYWLKKYAGSKSTALDIGTGCGVLAFKLLDRGFETVYATDINQNAITSVRDDAKRVGVEDRLKAWQSDLFQRIRQKTDLIVFNPPWLPGQKETGGLDTAIYYKPILFERFFDEARHHINDDGRIVFLFSNVARITEIEQEHPVESELSKNSRYIKVKLIKRKADRPSSKTKRRDNREGEYVELWELKLV, from the coding sequence ATGATTGATCATTCAGAAGACCCAAACCCGGATCGTCCCGAACCCGTTAAACCGGGGGAAGAACCGTTTACTGTAACCGGAAGTACATCCCCAGACGCAGTTGCAGAAAAACTGCTGCAGGGTAATTATGTTCTGATTGGGGATAAATTTTCGTCCGGACTGAAATTTCTCTCAGAGTTAAAAAAGCAGGTGTTTGGCGGAGCTGATAAAAAAGATTTTCTTGCATACCGCGAAAAAAGGAGTCAATATCATCTCGCATCAAACCGGCTTCTTGTTCCCATCAGGCAGAACAAAATAGACCTGGAAAAGGCCCCGGGCATCGGCTGGCTTAAAAAACTTTATCCCGATATCGATGATTTTTTGCTTCCATTCCCACAAGTACAGGGCCTCAACAGTTCCTGGCAATGGTATCAGAAAGGCATAAAGTATCCCGTCTTAGAAAACAAGCTTTATCCGTATTACGGCACCTATTTTCCTACGCGGTTCGACCATCTCTACCTGTTTGATTACTGGCTTAAAAAATATGCCGGGTCAAAATCTACAGCCCTCGATATAGGCACGGGATGCGGAGTACTGGCTTTTAAACTCCTGGATCGTGGGTTTGAAACAGTTTACGCCACCGATATCAACCAGAATGCCATCACATCGGTCAGGGACGATGCGAAACGTGTTGGCGTGGAAGACCGTCTGAAGGCCTGGCAGTCGGATCTGTTTCAGCGTATCCGCCAGAAAACGGACCTGATCGTATTTAATCCGCCCTGGCTGCCCGGCCAAAAAGAAACAGGCGGGCTGGATACGGCAATCTATTACAAACCGATACTTTTTGAACGGTTTTTTGACGAAGCCCGGCATCATATCAACGATGATGGGCGAATTGTCTTCCTCTTTTCGAATGTTGCCCGTATTACAGAAATTGAACAAGAGCATCCCGTTGAATCTGAGCTTTCCAAAAACAGTCGATATATCAAAGTTAAACTGATCAAACGAAAAGCCGACCGTCCATCTTCGAAAACGAAACGAAGAGATAACCGAGAAGGTGAGTATGTGGAGCTTTGGGAGTTGAAACTCGTATAA
- a CDS encoding GDSL-type esterase/lipase family protein, with translation MKIFHSVLIFTLPFFLMIGSPVNAELTDCSDESPALNPAPLEEEWAIEWWMPRHEAKLAEDGRESAQLLLIGDSITHGWETTGSDAWDAHLSDYSVYNIGYSGDRTENVLWRFQHGEIDGINPDLAVLMIGTNNTGHRQDPPECTAKGIEMILDELSEHLPETDILLLAIFPRSESANDPLRLLNEEINQKIEPFGEREQVTFVNLNSHFLDDDENLPEDIMPDMLHPNEKGYNIWAKELKSYFSTMLE, from the coding sequence ATGAAAATATTCCATTCTGTACTAATTTTTACACTTCCTTTTTTTCTGATGATAGGTTCGCCGGTCAATGCGGAACTCACCGATTGCAGCGATGAATCTCCGGCACTGAATCCTGCACCGCTTGAAGAGGAGTGGGCCATTGAGTGGTGGATGCCGCGCCATGAAGCGAAACTTGCTGAAGATGGACGCGAATCTGCACAACTTCTCTTGATCGGCGATTCCATCACACACGGATGGGAAACCACCGGCAGTGATGCGTGGGATGCCCATCTTTCGGACTATTCCGTCTATAATATCGGCTACAGCGGCGACCGGACGGAGAATGTTTTATGGAGATTTCAGCATGGGGAGATTGACGGCATCAATCCTGACCTTGCCGTTCTGATGATCGGAACAAACAATACCGGCCACCGGCAGGACCCGCCTGAATGCACTGCAAAAGGAATTGAAATGATTCTTGATGAACTGAGCGAACACCTTCCCGAAACCGACATCTTACTTCTCGCCATTTTTCCGCGGAGTGAATCGGCGAACGACCCGCTTCGGCTGCTCAATGAAGAGATCAACCAAAAAATTGAGCCGTTTGGCGAACGGGAACAGGTAACATTTGTAAACCTGAACAGCCATTTTCTCGATGATGATGAAAATCTGCCCGAAGATATCATGCCCGACATGCTTCACCCAAATGAAAAGGGCTACAATATCTGGGCAAAGGAATTGAAATCCTATTTTAGTACGATGCTGGAATAA
- a CDS encoding Gfo/Idh/MocA family protein — protein MKKDKVNQVIKGITRRDFLGKTAAAAAGISILPSYVVSGLGHKMPSDKLNIACVGVGGRGFGVIRQVEETENIVALCDVDWRYSQEAFDHYPDAQKFWDWRKMFDEMGDDIDAVVVATSDHTHATIAAHAMTMGKHVYVEKPLTHTVYESRLLTKLAEEYKVATQMGDQGASGEGINLITEWVQSGLIGDVTKIESFTNRPIWLQGQNPPEGEQAVPDTLDWDLFVGPAQMRPYNEIYTPWNFRGWWDFGTGALGDMACHILHAPFKALELGYPTKVQGSSTLLLKDSAPTAQKVRLTYPERESSFGHLPEVDIYWYDGGIKPMKPEGWPEGRNMNHRGGGVLFHGTKDTLVHGCYGSDPWLLSGNEPSVQKTERRVQVGETEGESAHVKDWARACKESPESRTECKSSFGQSGPFNEMVVMGVLAVRLQNLNKELEWDGEKMEFTNISDTEELSIVLKDEFRMEDGNPSFSQQRTDPINAAEFANSLIKTEYREGWTLPDMPA, from the coding sequence ATGAAAAAAGATAAAGTAAACCAGGTTATCAAAGGAATCACCCGAAGAGATTTTTTAGGAAAAACAGCTGCAGCTGCGGCCGGAATTTCCATTCTGCCGAGTTATGTGGTTAGCGGCCTTGGCCACAAAATGCCGAGCGATAAACTGAATATCGCCTGTGTGGGCGTAGGGGGGCGCGGTTTTGGTGTCATTCGCCAGGTAGAGGAGACAGAGAATATTGTAGCTTTATGTGATGTGGACTGGCGTTATTCACAGGAAGCATTTGATCATTACCCTGATGCTCAGAAATTCTGGGACTGGCGGAAAATGTTCGATGAGATGGGCGATGATATCGACGCCGTGGTTGTGGCAACATCCGATCACACCCACGCCACGATTGCCGCACACGCCATGACAATGGGCAAGCATGTGTACGTTGAAAAACCACTCACGCATACAGTGTACGAATCACGGTTGCTCACAAAACTGGCTGAAGAGTATAAGGTTGCTACGCAAATGGGCGACCAGGGAGCGTCCGGCGAAGGGATCAATTTAATAACCGAGTGGGTTCAAAGCGGTTTGATCGGAGATGTGACGAAGATTGAGTCGTTTACCAATCGACCCATCTGGCTACAGGGCCAAAATCCACCCGAAGGGGAGCAGGCTGTTCCGGATACGTTAGACTGGGATCTGTTTGTAGGACCCGCGCAAATGCGTCCGTATAACGAGATTTATACACCCTGGAACTTTAGGGGCTGGTGGGATTTTGGAACCGGCGCACTGGGTGATATGGCGTGCCACATTTTGCACGCTCCGTTTAAAGCGCTTGAGCTCGGTTACCCAACCAAGGTTCAGGGCAGTTCTACGCTGCTTTTGAAGGATTCAGCACCGACAGCCCAAAAAGTTCGTCTTACCTATCCGGAACGCGAAAGTAGTTTTGGACATCTTCCGGAAGTGGATATTTATTGGTATGACGGCGGCATCAAGCCGATGAAGCCTGAAGGATGGCCCGAAGGTCGAAATATGAATCATCGTGGCGGTGGAGTTCTGTTCCACGGAACCAAGGATACACTTGTTCATGGCTGTTACGGATCAGACCCGTGGCTGCTATCAGGCAATGAACCCAGTGTTCAAAAGACGGAAAGAAGAGTCCAGGTTGGTGAAACAGAAGGTGAGTCTGCCCACGTAAAAGACTGGGCAAGAGCCTGCAAGGAGAGCCCGGAAAGCCGAACGGAATGCAAATCGTCATTTGGTCAATCCGGCCCGTTTAATGAAATGGTTGTAATGGGCGTACTTGCCGTGCGGCTCCAGAACTTGAATAAAGAGCTGGAGTGGGATGGCGAGAAGATGGAGTTCACAAATATTTCCGATACAGAAGAGCTTAGTATTGTGTTGAAAGATGAATTTCGAATGGAAGATGGAAACCCGTCCTTTTCGCAACAGCGCACTGACCCAATTAACGCGGCTGAATTTGCCAACAGTCTGATTAAAACAGAGTACCGTGAGGGCTGGACGCTACCGGACATGCCTGCGTAA
- a CDS encoding choice-of-anchor V domain-containing protein, with product MNPILKLIPIILAPFVIGMVLAGMEVTPKTNPMSEINPDHLDGAFTGGFGEQTCRSCHFDYDLNMEGGSLSIQGLDEPYKPGGEIPITVTVQSEQLEIGGFQLTARFEDGTQAGSFAWNGDRLMFTPDIGGNVQYIQHSEEGTKPTDEREVSWSFTWTAPETSDPVVFNVAANAGNHDDSSFGDWIYIEEMKVEGI from the coding sequence ATGAATCCTATTCTCAAACTCATACCAATCATTCTTGCGCCGTTCGTCATCGGTATGGTGTTGGCCGGAATGGAGGTGACTCCAAAGACCAATCCAATGTCAGAAATCAACCCCGATCACCTCGACGGGGCATTTACTGGTGGTTTTGGTGAACAGACCTGCCGGAGCTGCCACTTTGATTACGATTTAAATATGGAGGGAGGGAGCCTTTCAATCCAGGGACTGGACGAGCCGTACAAACCCGGTGGTGAGATTCCTATAACCGTTACAGTTCAGAGTGAACAGCTCGAGATCGGCGGATTTCAACTAACAGCCCGGTTTGAAGACGGCACGCAGGCGGGATCGTTTGCATGGAACGGCGATCGTCTGATGTTTACACCCGACATTGGCGGTAACGTTCAATACATTCAGCATTCAGAGGAAGGAACCAAACCCACCGATGAACGTGAAGTTAGCTGGTCATTCACCTGGACTGCCCCCGAGACCAGTGACCCAGTGGTCTTCAATGTGGCTGCAAACGCCGGAAACCACGATGACTCGTCGTTTGGCGACTGGATTTATATTGAGGAGATGAAAGTCGAAGGAATCTAA